A portion of the Candidatus Thermoplasmatota archaeon genome contains these proteins:
- a CDS encoding hydrogenase maturation nickel metallochaperone HypA codes for MHEFSTMCQIVNSIMEELKGKDVKVTEVWLEIGELTFLGTEQLKFAYEVLTSNDNVLKCSKLVIKKVKTLVKCNNCKYKGKIEYVDDIAFHFTAPKFCCPNCGGKIKIIAGRECIVKKIVAEKPFSLEKKSFSEEKKKKE; via the coding sequence ATGCACGAGTTCTCTACAATGTGCCAAATTGTCAATAGCATTATGGAAGAGTTAAAGGGGAAAGATGTGAAAGTAACTGAAGTCTGGCTAGAGATAGGTGAGCTAACTTTTCTAGGCACAGAGCAGCTTAAATTCGCGTACGAAGTACTGACGAGCAATGATAACGTGTTGAAGTGCTCTAAGTTAGTTATTAAGAAAGTGAAGACTCTTGTAAAGTGTAATAATTGCAAATACAAAGGGAAAATAGAATATGTTGATGATATTGCTTTCCATTTCACCGCACCCAAATTTTGCTGTCCTAACTGCGGGGGTAAAATAAAAATTATTGCTGGAAGAGAATGCATAGTAAAAAAAATAGTAGCTGAGAAGCCCTTTTCTTTGGAAAAGAAAAGCTTTTCAGAGGAAAAGAA